In Kitasatospora gansuensis, a genomic segment contains:
- a CDS encoding FG-GAP repeat domain-containing protein, which translates to MTAPYRGRLRTLAAGGVLALAVGTLATTPSTAAARHHAPDSVVAQSVTDSAPVSDPDTAPRGVGEYPTVVLPALSGPSEQATAAAKPRHDVDGDGRSDMIVMQYDQSTAVYLSSIQAWSDYTIAKTDPAASFKDLLPVGDVGGTTKPELLSLSFDGVLTLYEAGLNATSAPLWSGGGWQKYNRLIATGDVTGDRHPDLLARDFAGDLWLYTGTGTVTKPFNTRVKVGSGWGIYDQIVGASDVDGDGLGDVLTRTLTGELWFHKGAGSATAPLKARVKVGTGWNAYNVITGSDDGDGDGLSDLLARDRDGVEYWFKSTGGGHFAAPAYFGSGYENNTFIVGAGTTQLYGKAQNLMTQTDGTLVKYYALANGTYLTPPTGVGKETPGSRNTYATALNSHNHASYVQNIGSDLYIRSKKVSSTWNYNAMVGPGDLTGDGKGDLLSRDSAGVLWLHPGDGAVDTKLGTPIKVSSGWNAYNALVGAGDYSGDGRPDLLARDTSGRLFLFKGTGTSTAPFAAREQIATGWDVYDMLVAPGDIDGDSKGDVLARAKDGVLYRYSSTGNAGTATFAARVEFGRGWNIYTNML; encoded by the coding sequence TTGACCGCACCGTACCGCGGACGCCTGAGGACCCTGGCCGCCGGGGGCGTCCTCGCCTTGGCTGTCGGCACTCTCGCCACCACCCCGAGCACGGCCGCCGCGCGGCACCACGCGCCCGACTCCGTCGTCGCGCAGTCCGTGACCGACTCCGCACCGGTGTCGGACCCCGACACCGCACCGCGCGGCGTCGGCGAGTACCCGACCGTCGTCCTGCCCGCTCTGTCCGGGCCGTCCGAGCAGGCGACTGCCGCCGCCAAGCCGCGGCACGACGTCGACGGCGACGGCCGCAGTGACATGATCGTCATGCAGTACGACCAGTCCACGGCCGTCTACCTGTCGTCGATCCAGGCCTGGAGCGACTACACCATCGCCAAGACCGACCCCGCCGCCTCGTTCAAGGACCTGCTGCCGGTGGGCGATGTCGGCGGCACGACCAAGCCCGAACTGCTCTCCCTCTCCTTCGACGGCGTCCTGACGCTCTACGAGGCCGGCTTGAACGCCACGTCGGCGCCCCTGTGGTCGGGCGGCGGCTGGCAGAAGTACAACCGCCTCATCGCCACCGGGGACGTCACCGGAGACCGCCACCCCGACCTGCTGGCCCGCGACTTCGCCGGTGACCTGTGGCTCTACACGGGGACGGGCACCGTCACCAAGCCCTTCAACACGCGGGTCAAGGTCGGCTCCGGCTGGGGGATCTACGACCAGATCGTCGGTGCCAGTGACGTCGACGGCGACGGCCTCGGCGATGTTCTCACCCGCACCCTGACCGGCGAGCTGTGGTTCCACAAGGGGGCCGGCAGCGCCACCGCCCCGCTCAAGGCCCGGGTCAAGGTCGGCACCGGCTGGAACGCGTACAACGTGATCACCGGCTCGGACGACGGCGACGGCGACGGCCTGAGCGACCTGCTCGCCCGCGACCGCGACGGCGTGGAGTACTGGTTCAAGTCGACCGGCGGCGGGCACTTCGCCGCACCGGCGTACTTCGGCAGTGGCTACGAGAACAACACGTTCATCGTCGGGGCGGGCACCACGCAGCTCTACGGCAAGGCCCAGAACCTCATGACCCAGACCGACGGCACCCTGGTCAAGTACTACGCCCTCGCCAACGGCACCTACCTGACGCCGCCGACCGGGGTCGGCAAGGAGACGCCGGGGTCCCGCAACACGTACGCCACCGCGCTCAACAGCCACAACCACGCCAGCTACGTGCAGAACATCGGCAGCGACCTGTACATCCGCAGCAAGAAGGTCAGCTCGACCTGGAACTACAACGCGATGGTCGGCCCCGGCGACCTCACCGGCGACGGCAAGGGCGACCTGCTCAGCCGCGACTCGGCGGGAGTCCTGTGGCTGCACCCCGGCGACGGGGCGGTGGACACCAAGCTCGGCACACCCATCAAGGTCAGCAGCGGCTGGAACGCCTACAACGCGCTGGTCGGCGCGGGCGACTACTCCGGCGACGGACGGCCCGACCTGCTCGCCCGGGACACCTCCGGCCGGCTGTTCCTCTTCAAGGGCACGGGGACGTCCACCGCGCCGTTCGCCGCCCGGGAACAGATCGCCACCGGCTGGGACGTCTACGACATGCTGGTCGCGCCGGGTGACATCGACGGGGACAGCAAGGGCGATGTGCTCGCCCGCGCCAAGGACGGCGTCCTGTACCGGTACTCCTCGACGGGCAACGCCGGCACCGCGACCTTCGCCGCCCGGGTGGAGTTCGGCAGGGGCTGGAACATCTACACGAACATGCTCTGA
- a CDS encoding permease, protein MRADQTGEPAAGPDWRKRLLLGGGALAVLVAAYFILAATIPRWWAQRVGDAVRGHLSTGLVIGLAIGVSCTLLPLVVAWIGLHKRRSWKAVVGWLSLAVLLALPNLWTLSVVVGRGSAAHAGQRVMDVNAPWFRGATLVGAITAVVVFVGVLIFSRTRRGRRAKAAESAEREA, encoded by the coding sequence ATGAGAGCTGATCAGACCGGCGAGCCGGCGGCAGGCCCCGACTGGCGCAAGCGGCTGCTGCTGGGCGGCGGGGCGCTGGCCGTGCTGGTGGCGGCCTACTTCATCCTGGCCGCGACCATCCCGCGCTGGTGGGCGCAGCGGGTCGGCGACGCGGTGCGCGGGCATCTGAGCACCGGGCTGGTGATCGGTCTGGCCATCGGTGTCAGCTGCACGCTGCTGCCGCTCGTCGTGGCCTGGATCGGTCTGCACAAGCGGCGGTCCTGGAAGGCCGTGGTCGGCTGGCTCTCGCTGGCCGTGCTCCTCGCGCTGCCGAACCTGTGGACGCTGAGCGTGGTGGTCGGCCGGGGCAGCGCCGCACACGCCGGGCAGCGGGTGATGGACGTGAACGCGCCCTGGTTCCGCGGCGCCACCCTGGTCGGCGCGATCACGGCGGTGGTGGTCTTCGTGGGGGTCCTGATCTTCTCCCGGACCCGGCGCGGCCGACGGGCCAAAGCCGCCGAGTCGGCCGAGCGGGAAGCCTGA
- a CDS encoding TetR/AcrR family transcriptional regulator encodes MAADTKSRMISAAIGLLQRHGLAAMSFTDVLAESGAARGAIYHHFPGGKQELALEAARRNAEDVRGHLHELPARTPREVVEAFLGNVRPVVQASAGGGGCAVAAVTVDGGAAMADQSSLRAVAAEGFAGWVGELTGKLTHAGMSPAQAADLATLMIVTLEGAHILCRAAGSIAPFDSAAAALLAALPSSG; translated from the coding sequence ATGGCCGCGGACACGAAGTCCCGCATGATCAGCGCAGCGATCGGGCTGCTGCAACGCCATGGTCTGGCCGCGATGTCCTTCACCGACGTCCTGGCCGAGAGCGGTGCCGCGCGCGGGGCGATCTACCACCACTTCCCGGGCGGCAAGCAGGAACTCGCGCTCGAAGCCGCCCGCCGCAACGCGGAGGACGTCCGCGGTCACCTGCACGAGCTGCCGGCCCGCACGCCACGCGAAGTGGTGGAGGCGTTCCTCGGCAACGTCCGCCCTGTCGTGCAGGCGTCCGCCGGGGGCGGCGGTTGCGCGGTCGCGGCGGTCACCGTCGACGGCGGTGCGGCCATGGCCGACCAGAGCAGCCTGCGCGCTGTCGCGGCCGAAGGATTCGCCGGCTGGGTCGGCGAGCTCACCGGAAAGCTCACCCACGCCGGAATGAGTCCAGCCCAGGCCGCCGATCTGGCCACCCTCATGATCGTCACACTCGAAGGCGCCCACATCCTCTGTCGCGCAGCGGGCAGCATCGCGCCGTTCGACAGCGCCGCCGCTGCCCTGCTCGCCGCCCTCCCGAGCTCGGGCTGA
- a CDS encoding ArsR/SmtB family transcription factor produces the protein MLDLAFSTRDLARTRFALSPLWELVASVRVVKHPAEHPFFRPWSDEVRPRLAASGLDWGLLADLVPQPPQLIPVFIAPPPTASVPDIGLELAVLKSTAPEQVRSGLSGRRSPRSERIEQLLDNPHRGLAELAEVMAAYWEIALAPYWPRLRSLLEGDVLRRARLLAEGGAQRLLNDLDPQVAWDADTLYVRHRHVRGSRQLGGQGLLLVPSVFAWPQVFSVTSPNWQPVLRYPPPGVATLWERRTPPPHALAAVIGRSRAVLLAELDTPASTTDLARRTGITAGGVSQHLTALRAAGLVDAHRSGRYVLYVRTEAAEVLLAAARS, from the coding sequence GTGCTCGACTTGGCGTTCTCCACTCGCGATCTGGCCCGCACCAGGTTCGCGCTGTCACCGCTGTGGGAGCTGGTGGCCAGCGTCCGGGTCGTCAAGCACCCCGCCGAGCACCCGTTCTTCCGGCCGTGGAGTGACGAGGTCCGACCACGGCTCGCGGCATCGGGCCTCGACTGGGGCCTGCTCGCCGACCTGGTCCCGCAACCGCCGCAGCTCATACCGGTGTTCATCGCCCCACCGCCCACCGCCTCGGTCCCCGACATCGGACTCGAACTGGCTGTCCTGAAGTCCACCGCGCCGGAGCAGGTCCGGTCGGGTCTCAGCGGTCGGCGGTCGCCGCGTTCCGAGCGGATCGAGCAGCTCCTGGACAATCCGCACCGCGGCCTGGCCGAACTCGCCGAAGTCATGGCGGCCTACTGGGAGATCGCCCTCGCCCCGTACTGGCCGCGGCTGCGCTCCCTGCTGGAGGGCGACGTGCTCCGCCGGGCCAGGCTGCTCGCCGAGGGCGGCGCGCAGCGGCTGCTCAACGACCTCGACCCCCAAGTGGCCTGGGACGCCGACACGCTGTACGTCCGGCACCGCCACGTCCGCGGCAGCCGGCAGCTCGGAGGGCAGGGTCTGCTCCTCGTACCGTCGGTGTTCGCCTGGCCCCAGGTCTTCTCGGTCACCAGCCCGAACTGGCAGCCCGTACTGCGCTACCCGCCACCCGGCGTGGCCACGCTCTGGGAGCGGCGGACCCCTCCCCCGCACGCACTGGCCGCCGTCATCGGCCGGTCCAGGGCCGTCCTGCTGGCCGAACTCGACACCCCGGCCTCGACCACCGACCTGGCCCGGCGCACCGGGATCACGGCCGGCGGCGTCTCCCAGCACCTGACCGCGCTCCGCGCCGCCGGGCTGGTGGATGCGCACCGCAGCGGGCGGTACGTGCTCTACGTCCGTACCGAGGCTGCCGAAGTCCTGTTGGCGGCGGCACGTAGCTAG
- a CDS encoding MFS transporter: MTTTDQTRQSGITTPAPGPRRSLLRDRGFRLLLTAATVSRLGTSVGSLALPLTAVLALHASAGQVGLLAMLGTLSFLLIGLPAGAWIDRMRKRPVMIAADLARAALFGSVPAAWLLGVLTIHQLYLVVLLAGTATVFFDVAAQSHLPDLVERDRLTEANAHLATTDAVTQVGGRSAGGFLTALLTAPAAVAVDAVSYLCSAVCLLRIRRPEPLPRPHLAGRSLAGEIRQGLRFVFGHPLLRPLVLAAAAGNLSIQVCQTMLPVVFVQELELPESALGLFFATGGIGVFLGSLSARRLAHRLGAGRVLWLMGLAVAPVGVLVAVVDRGPALWLAALAWLVTTFKVGINNVIMVSFRQSVTPDLLLGRMNATVRVVLTGSLAIGAALAGLLGEFASPRTALWVGAVGLATAWLPILLSPLRTGAER, encoded by the coding sequence ATGACCACCACCGATCAGACCCGGCAGTCCGGCATCACCACGCCCGCACCAGGACCGCGCCGTTCACTGCTCCGCGACCGGGGCTTCCGGCTGCTGCTCACCGCGGCGACGGTGAGCAGGCTCGGCACCTCGGTCGGCTCCCTCGCCCTCCCGCTGACGGCCGTGCTCGCCCTGCATGCCTCGGCCGGGCAGGTCGGGCTGCTGGCGATGCTGGGCACGCTCTCCTTCCTGCTGATCGGCCTGCCGGCCGGTGCCTGGATCGACCGGATGCGGAAGCGGCCGGTGATGATCGCCGCGGATCTGGCCCGGGCCGCGCTCTTCGGGTCGGTGCCGGCCGCCTGGCTGCTGGGCGTGCTGACCATCCATCAGCTCTATCTGGTCGTGCTGCTGGCGGGCACGGCCACGGTCTTCTTCGACGTCGCCGCCCAGAGCCACCTCCCTGACCTGGTCGAACGGGACCGGCTCACCGAGGCCAACGCCCACCTGGCGACGACGGACGCCGTCACCCAGGTCGGTGGCAGAAGCGCGGGCGGGTTCCTGACGGCGCTGCTGACCGCCCCGGCGGCCGTCGCCGTCGACGCGGTCAGCTACCTGTGCTCGGCGGTCTGCCTGCTGCGGATCCGCCGACCCGAACCGCTCCCGCGGCCGCACCTGGCCGGCCGCAGCCTGGCCGGGGAGATCCGGCAGGGCCTGCGCTTCGTGTTCGGCCACCCGTTGTTGCGGCCCCTGGTCCTCGCCGCGGCGGCCGGCAACCTGTCCATCCAGGTCTGCCAGACCATGCTTCCGGTGGTGTTCGTCCAGGAGTTGGAGCTCCCCGAAAGCGCGCTCGGCCTGTTCTTCGCCACCGGCGGGATCGGTGTTTTCCTCGGCTCGCTGTCGGCCCGCCGGCTCGCGCACCGCCTCGGCGCGGGCCGGGTGTTGTGGCTCATGGGCCTCGCCGTAGCCCCGGTGGGCGTTCTGGTCGCGGTGGTCGACCGGGGCCCGGCCCTGTGGCTGGCCGCCCTGGCCTGGCTCGTCACGACCTTCAAGGTCGGCATCAACAACGTGATCATGGTGAGCTTCCGTCAGAGCGTCACCCCCGACCTGCTGCTCGGCCGGATGAACGCCACCGTGCGCGTGGTGCTCACCGGGTCGCTCGCGATCGGGGCCGCCCTGGCCGGACTGCTCGGCGAGTTCGCCTCGCCCCGCACCGCGCTGTGGGTCGGTGCGGTCGGCCTGGCCACGGCCTGGCTCCCGATCCTCCTCTCGCCGCTCCGTACCGGAGCCGAGCGCTGA
- a CDS encoding aminotransferase-like domain-containing protein, which produces MNDGSSIKALAAILRSEIAGLAPGDRLSSSRDLIARHGVGPVTVSRAIAQLAAEGVVVTRPGSGTYVAPRRPGRADEASDTSWQAVALAGRDYDPGEADDSSEHLRDGVLTLSGGYLHESLQPTKALGAALARAARRPDAWHRAPAAGLAPLRAIFARQAGSGVGPEDVLVTGGGQGALSMLFRAIAGPGSPVLVESPTYPGALAAARAAGLRPVPVPMDEDGIRPDLLAEAFAMTGARLLYCQPTFHNPTGTVLAPERRRQVVDVARAAGAFVIEDDFARHLGHGRTVPRPLLADDRDGTVVHLTSLTKPASPSLRIGAVIARGPVMRRLRAMRRVDDFFIARPLQEAAVELLSTPAWDRHLRTLSTALRDRRATLADALARELPDWTLAGLPAGGLHLWLRLPPALTDAVVADAARAHGVSVNAGHRYFPAEPPTAHLRLGFAAAAAPSELTEAARRLATAVRTSRPD; this is translated from the coding sequence ATGAATGACGGTAGCAGTATCAAGGCACTGGCGGCCATCCTCCGGAGCGAGATCGCCGGGCTCGCCCCCGGCGACCGGCTCTCCAGCAGCCGCGATCTGATCGCCCGTCACGGCGTCGGCCCGGTCACCGTGTCCCGCGCGATCGCCCAACTGGCCGCCGAGGGCGTGGTGGTGACCCGTCCGGGCAGCGGCACGTACGTGGCGCCGCGCCGGCCCGGCCGAGCCGACGAGGCGTCGGACACCTCCTGGCAGGCCGTCGCCCTGGCCGGCCGCGACTACGACCCCGGCGAAGCCGACGACTCGTCAGAACACCTGCGGGACGGCGTCCTCACGCTCTCCGGCGGCTACCTGCACGAGAGCCTCCAGCCCACCAAGGCGCTCGGCGCGGCACTGGCCCGCGCCGCCCGCCGTCCGGACGCCTGGCACCGCGCCCCGGCAGCGGGCCTGGCGCCGCTGCGCGCGATCTTCGCCCGGCAGGCCGGGAGCGGCGTGGGCCCCGAGGACGTCCTGGTCACCGGGGGCGGTCAGGGGGCGCTGTCCATGCTGTTCCGGGCGATCGCCGGGCCGGGCAGTCCGGTGCTGGTCGAGTCGCCCACCTACCCCGGCGCGCTGGCCGCCGCCCGCGCCGCAGGACTGCGGCCGGTCCCCGTTCCGATGGACGAGGACGGCATCCGCCCCGACCTGCTCGCCGAGGCGTTCGCCATGACCGGAGCCCGGCTGCTCTACTGCCAGCCGACCTTCCACAACCCCACCGGCACCGTGCTCGCGCCCGAACGCCGCCGCCAGGTCGTCGACGTGGCCCGGGCCGCCGGGGCGTTCGTGATCGAGGACGACTTCGCCCGCCACCTCGGCCACGGCCGTACCGTGCCGCGCCCGCTGCTCGCCGACGACCGCGACGGCACCGTGGTCCACCTGACCTCGCTGACCAAACCCGCCTCGCCCAGCCTGCGGATCGGCGCCGTGATCGCCCGCGGCCCGGTCATGCGACGCCTCCGGGCGATGCGCCGGGTGGACGACTTCTTCATCGCCCGCCCGCTCCAGGAAGCCGCCGTCGAACTGCTCAGCACCCCCGCCTGGGACCGCCACCTGCGGACGCTGTCCACCGCCCTGCGCGACCGCCGCGCCACCCTGGCCGACGCCCTGGCCCGCGAACTCCCCGACTGGACCCTCGCCGGCCTCCCGGCGGGCGGCCTCCACCTCTGGCTCCGCCTGCCGCCCGCCCTCACCGACGCCGTTGTCGCCGACGCCGCCCGCGCCCACGGCGTCTCCGTCAACGCCGGTCACCGCTACTTCCCCGCCGAACCGCCGACCGCCCACCTGCGCCTCGGCTTCGCCGCCGCCGCTGCCCCGTCCGAACTCACCGAAGCCGCCCGCCGGCTCGCCACCGCCGTCCGGACCTCGCGCCCGGACTGA
- a CDS encoding aminotransferase class V-fold PLP-dependent enzyme — MEIQNSASASTAEPLLDLTALRADTPGCDAVIHFNNAGCGLTPRPVLDAMVAHLNLEAAIGGYEAAAARAAEIADFHASIAELVNTRPENIAFAGSATHAYSKALSAIDFRPGDVVLTTRNDFISNQIAFLALRRRHGVEIVHAPDHPDGSGVDVEAMAALMRARRPRLVAATHVPTNSGLVQPVAEIGRHCRELDLLYLVDACQSVGQYEIDVELIGCDLLTATCRKFLRGPRGSGFLYVSDRVLRAGYEPLFIDMYGARWTAPGEYRPVDTAARFEEWEFPYATVLGCAAAVRYALRVGPGPIARRTPALAGRLRERLADLPGVRLLDRGPAPAALVTFGIDGWRARPFKAALDARGINSALSYREFAQFDFADKDVEWCLRLSPHYYNTEDEVDTVAAAVAELAGGSR; from the coding sequence ATGGAGATACAGAATAGCGCTTCTGCGTCAACGGCGGAACCGCTCCTCGACCTCACCGCCCTGCGAGCCGACACCCCCGGCTGCGATGCGGTGATCCACTTCAACAACGCCGGCTGCGGCCTGACGCCCCGTCCGGTGCTCGACGCGATGGTCGCCCACCTGAACCTGGAGGCCGCCATCGGCGGCTACGAGGCCGCCGCGGCGCGGGCCGCCGAGATCGCCGACTTCCACGCCTCGATCGCCGAGCTCGTCAACACCCGCCCCGAGAACATCGCCTTCGCCGGCAGCGCCACCCACGCCTACTCCAAAGCCCTGTCCGCGATCGACTTCCGTCCCGGCGATGTCGTCCTCACCACCCGCAACGACTTCATCTCCAACCAGATCGCCTTCCTCGCGCTGCGCCGACGCCACGGCGTCGAGATCGTGCACGCCCCCGACCACCCGGACGGCAGCGGCGTCGACGTCGAGGCGATGGCCGCGCTGATGCGGGCCCGCCGCCCGCGCCTGGTCGCCGCCACCCACGTGCCCACCAACTCCGGCCTGGTCCAGCCGGTGGCCGAGATCGGCCGGCACTGCCGCGAACTCGACCTGCTCTACCTGGTCGACGCCTGCCAGTCGGTCGGCCAGTACGAGATCGACGTCGAGCTGATCGGCTGCGACCTGCTCACCGCGACCTGCCGCAAGTTCCTTCGCGGGCCGCGCGGTTCGGGCTTCCTGTACGTCTCGGACCGGGTGCTGCGAGCGGGGTACGAGCCACTGTTCATCGACATGTACGGCGCACGCTGGACCGCGCCCGGCGAGTACCGCCCGGTCGACACGGCCGCCCGGTTCGAGGAGTGGGAGTTCCCGTACGCGACCGTGCTCGGCTGCGCGGCCGCCGTCCGCTACGCGCTCCGGGTCGGCCCGGGGCCGATCGCCAGGCGTACCCCGGCCCTTGCCGGACGGCTGCGCGAACGGCTGGCCGACCTCCCCGGCGTACGTCTGCTCGACCGCGGTCCGGCACCCGCCGCGCTGGTCACGTTCGGGATCGACGGCTGGCGGGCGCGGCCGTTCAAGGCGGCGCTGGACGCACGCGGCATCAACTCGGCGTTGAGCTACCGGGAGTTCGCGCAGTTCGACTTCGCCGACAAGGACGTGGAGTGGTGCCTGCGCCTGTCGCCGCACTACTACAACACCGAGGACGAGGTCGACACGGTCGCCGCCGCGGTCGCCGAGCTCGCGGGGGGCTCCCGATGA
- a CDS encoding MFS transporter translates to MTQTSIGSGPGAATDASSGESLWHNGDFLKFWLGETVSLLGTQVTNLALPLTAISAFGATDEQVGRLRFLQLVPYLGLALLIGVWTDRVRRRPVMLGANLVRLVLLALVPLLYWWHALDLPLLLAIACAVGIASVVFDVSWMSYVPVLVRKPEHYVEASAKTGVSSSAADVAGPGLAGVLVSALTAPVALVVDACSYAVSLVSLLLIRSRSSCSPSSPPTSAWAWRASSSSACGRPSRPGR, encoded by the coding sequence ATGACCCAGACGTCGATCGGGTCGGGGCCTGGTGCCGCCACTGACGCGTCGTCAGGGGAAAGCCTGTGGCACAACGGCGACTTCCTCAAGTTCTGGCTCGGCGAGACGGTGTCGCTGCTCGGCACCCAGGTCACCAACCTCGCCCTGCCGCTGACCGCCATCAGCGCCTTCGGCGCGACCGACGAACAGGTCGGGCGGCTGCGCTTCCTGCAACTCGTCCCCTACCTCGGGCTCGCCCTGCTGATCGGGGTCTGGACCGACCGGGTGCGGCGCCGACCCGTGATGCTGGGCGCCAACCTCGTCCGGCTGGTCCTGCTCGCCCTGGTCCCGCTGCTGTACTGGTGGCACGCCCTCGACCTGCCCCTGCTGCTGGCGATCGCCTGCGCCGTCGGCATTGCGTCGGTGGTGTTCGACGTGAGCTGGATGTCGTACGTGCCCGTCCTGGTGCGGAAGCCCGAGCACTACGTCGAGGCCAGCGCCAAAACGGGCGTCAGTTCCTCCGCCGCCGACGTGGCCGGGCCCGGGCTCGCGGGCGTCCTGGTGTCGGCGCTCACCGCGCCGGTGGCGCTGGTCGTGGACGCCTGCTCGTACGCGGTCTCCCTGGTCTCGCTGCTGCTGATCCGATCGCGATCTTCGTGCTCTCCTTCTTCACCACCTACCTCGGCCTGGGCGTGGCGGGCGTCATCATCGTCAGCCTGCGGCAGACCGTCACGCCCCGGTCGATGA
- a CDS encoding winged helix-turn-helix transcriptional regulator translates to MGEPDGVADMGGDVFAADCRARIAFDVLANRWDSVVVHVLGEDGPMRPRALLDRIGGISPKVLNQALRRLEHNGLVERHRYAEAPPRVDDTLTEAGTALLTPIRAMGAWSAAYGDAVLAAQDRFGRA, encoded by the coding sequence ATGGGAGAACCGGACGGAGTGGCCGACATGGGAGGCGACGTGTTCGCCGCGGACTGCCGCGCCCGGATCGCCTTCGACGTCCTGGCGAACCGCTGGGACAGCGTGGTGGTCCACGTCCTCGGCGAGGACGGCCCGATGCGGCCGAGAGCGCTGCTGGACCGGATCGGCGGGATCAGCCCCAAGGTGCTCAACCAGGCGCTGCGCCGCCTCGAGCACAACGGCCTGGTGGAGCGCCACCGTTACGCCGAAGCACCACCCCGCGTCGACGACACCCTGACCGAGGCCGGGACCGCTCTCCTCACCCCCATCCGCGCGATGGGCGCCTGGTCGGCGGCCTACGGCGACGCCGTCCTCGCCGCCCAGGACCGCTTCGGCAGGGCGTAG
- a CDS encoding NADPH-dependent F420 reductase, translating into MVGGRSEEAAARTSAGIGAAGYGSLGEAARYGRAVLLAVPAGAAPESAAELAPDLAGRAVLDCTVPMAPGTGGPGLTTAGGTDSMAARIASAAPAARVVKVFGICHESIWTLPRPVFEGAPLVVPFCTDDTSAGFLAAELVTSMGCTPLACGGLDRAGLLEAAAVFAIGAWWSGGEARHAFPSPALAPGATDD; encoded by the coding sequence ATGGTGGGCGGACGGAGCGAGGAAGCGGCAGCACGGACGTCCGCCGGCATCGGGGCGGCCGGCTACGGCAGTCTCGGCGAGGCGGCCCGGTACGGCCGGGCGGTGCTGCTCGCCGTACCCGCCGGGGCCGCACCGGAGTCGGCCGCGGAGCTGGCCCCGGACCTGGCCGGGCGGGCGGTGCTCGACTGCACGGTGCCGATGGCCCCCGGCACCGGCGGCCCCGGGCTGACCACGGCCGGCGGCACCGATTCGATGGCCGCCCGGATCGCGTCCGCCGCACCGGCCGCACGGGTCGTCAAGGTGTTCGGCATCTGCCACGAGAGCATCTGGACCCTGCCGCGGCCGGTCTTCGAAGGGGCTCCGCTTGTGGTGCCCTTCTGCACCGATGACACGTCAGCCGGCTTCCTGGCGGCAGAACTTGTCACTTCGATGGGGTGCACCCCGCTGGCCTGCGGCGGGCTGGACCGGGCGGGGTTGCTGGAGGCGGCCGCGGTCTTCGCCATCGGCGCCTGGTGGTCCGGCGGGGAGGCCCGCCACGCCTTCCCCTCACCCGCCCTGGCGCCCGGCGCCACGGACGACTGA